In Nitrospira sp., the following proteins share a genomic window:
- a CDS encoding DUF47 domain-containing protein yields MFSLIPREEAFFEMFKQAARNAIEGSRLLKDMMERYENPLEQAKRIKDVEHIGDGITYDIARKLNQTFITPIDREDIHALAGGLDDILDLAEAIADRFVVFKVTKPTPTAAKLANILYQATVAVGAGVDMLGKPHADMNDCNVRVNSLENEADRLSRDAISGLFENEKDPIAVIKWKEIYEAFEDGADRCEDVANILERIALKHH; encoded by the coding sequence ATGTTCAGTCTGATTCCACGGGAAGAGGCCTTTTTCGAGATGTTCAAGCAGGCAGCGCGCAATGCCATCGAGGGCAGCCGGCTGCTCAAGGACATGATGGAGCGCTATGAAAATCCGCTGGAGCAGGCGAAGCGTATCAAGGACGTGGAGCACATCGGTGACGGTATCACATACGACATCGCCCGTAAGCTAAACCAGACTTTCATCACGCCGATCGACCGCGAGGATATCCATGCGCTGGCCGGCGGGCTGGACGACATCCTGGATCTGGCCGAGGCGATTGCTGACCGATTCGTCGTGTTCAAGGTGACGAAACCGACGCCGACGGCAGCGAAGCTCGCCAACATTCTCTATCAGGCGACCGTTGCGGTGGGCGCAGGCGTAGACATGCTGGGCAAACCGCATGCCGATATGAACGACTGCAACGTGCGGGTAAATAGCCTCGAGAACGAGGCGGACCGGCTCTCGCGCGACGCCATCTCGGGCCTCTTCGAAAACGAGAAGGATCCAATCGCCGTCATCAAGTGGAAGGAAATCTACGAGGCTTTTGAGGACGGTGCGGACCGCTGTGAAGACGTGGCCAACATCCTGGAGCGCATCGCATTAAAACACCACTAG